The DNA region TGCAAGCAGCCGAATATATCAAAAAACTTAGAGCAATATTGAGATATTTAGATAGTTGTAATGGTGATATGGAAAAAGGGGCTCTAAGATGTGATGCTAATATATCAGTAAGAAAGCCAAATAGTGAATTAGGAACTAAATGTGAAATTAAGAACCTTAATTCAATTAAATCAATTGTTAGAGCACTAGAATTTGAAGGTCAAAGGCAGGTCAATATATTAGAATCTGGTGGTACAGTTAAACAGGAAAGTCTTCTATTTGATGCTACACTAGGCAAAACATTTCCAATGAGATCTAAAGAGAATGCTACCGATTATAGATATTTTCCTGATCCAGACCTACCTCCAATAATATTAGATCAGTCATTAATTGACAATATTGCTAGTAGTTTACCCGAATTACCAGATGCTAAAATTACAAGATATGTTAATGAAATCAAGCTTAGTGATTATAATGCTCAAGTTTTAGCAGCTGATAAGGATATTTCCTGCTTTTTTGAAGAAGTTATTAAAACTGCAAATCCTATATTAACTGCTAACTGGATATTAAGTGAGTTATTTGGATTAATGAATAAAGATGGTATTACTATTAACGAATGTAAAATTACTGCTAATCACTTTTCTGAATTAATACAGTTGATTAGTTCCAAAGCAATATCTAGCAAAATTGCAAAAACAGTCTTAAAAGAAATGTTTGATAGTGGAAAGAGTCCAAAGATAATTATGCAAGAAAAAAATATACAGCAAATTTCAGATCCTAATCAAATTGCTGATATTATTGATGATGTACTTAAGGATAATTATCAGTCTGTTGTTTCCTATAGAAATGGTAAAGACAGATTATTTGGATTTTTTGTTGGCCAAGTAATGAAGAAAACTGCTGGTAATGCAAATCCTGAGCTTATCAATGAAATATTGCATACAAAATTAAAACAATTTCAAATTTAAATTTGTTTTCTAATCTAATAAAAGTCTAACATCAATAAAACAGTTTATTTGTTTTGATTTTTTATACAATCTCTTATCCATATATTCAGCAATTACCTCAACTGATAATTCAGATTTCAGTAATTTTATTGCAAAATCTTTTTTTGCTTCGGCTTTACCTTTAGCCTCACCGAGTTTTATGCCTTCAGCTTTAGCTCGTTCGAGTTTATAATCTTCAACTGCTTTATTATCCCATATACACTTTAACTCTTGTTCATAGGTTTTAGTTCGTCTTCGCTTCAATTAAACTGATCTAATGCCTTATACGCTCTTTTTATTATTAAATCTTCACCTTTATTAAAGATTTATACAAAGACTTTTTTATCATTCATATTGGAGTTACATACTCAATCAATGAACAACAAAGTCTCGTTAATGAACTTCTAATTACTAACTATAATTAATCAGAGTTCGATATAAAAAATAGAAAAAAGATAAGAATAAAAAATCCATATTAAAAACTACTAGATTCAACAAAGAAAAAAGCATAACTGTTATGCTAACTCTAGTAAAGATTTTATACTTAATAGAAAGCACATTATCAAGAAAAAATAATGTTTAACACTATCCATAAAAGCAAAAAATCCTATAATCCTTATCTTTCATATATTTCAACACCTTTCTTATATCAAACTTTGTATTTAATAAGTTTAATATACCTTTTAACTAAGTCAAGTTATTTTACAAGTCTTTTATAAATCTACACTACTTGGCTCCATTTCTACA from Orientia tsutsugamushi str. Boryong includes:
- the gatB gene encoding Asp-tRNA(Asn)/Glu-tRNA(Gln) amidotransferase subunit GatB; protein product: MTFIEGKTEKWEYVIGLEIHAQIKSNAKLFSSASTEFGSSPNSQVELLDAAMPGSLPVLNEFCVHQAIKTALGINAKINKLSIFDRKNYFYADLPAGYQISQFYHPIAQGGWIEILDENGNIKCIQINRLHIEQDTGKSTHDQSDTYSYIDLNRSGIALMEIVSEPDISSPMQAAEYIKKLRAILRYLDSCNGDMEKGALRCDANISVRKPNSELGTKCEIKNLNSIKSIVRALEFEGQRQVNILESGGTVKQESLLFDATLGKTFPMRSKENATDYRYFPDPDLPPIILDQSLIDNIASSLPELPDAKITRYVNEIKLSDYNAQVLAADKDISCFFEEVIKTANPILTANWILSELFGLMNKDGITINECKITANHFSELIQLISSKAISSKIAKTVLKEMFDSGKSPKIIMQEKNIQQISDPNQIADIIDDVLKDNYQSVVSYRNGKDRLFGFFVGQVMKKTAGNANPELINEILHTKLKQFQI